TCAATAGGTTTCTGAAAGATATTGCGTTGCCGGCTAGCTCACAAGCAAACACAAATAATCATGGTTTATGGGGCATTTTTATGGAATCTACCATTTATGCATGGTTGGGTGATGAACAAGGAATGAAAAGAATCAGAAACAGATGGATGGATCATCTTCAACATTCTATAGATGATCATGGAGTAATGCCAAATGAGATCCAAAGAAGTGCTACTTCAAACTGGCACGGCGGTCCGGATAAAGGAATTAAAGGTTTGGCTTATACGCATTATGCCTTATTACCTGCGACACTGGCTGCTGTAATTTTTAAGCAAAGTGGCATGCCTGTTTGGAATACGCCTTCAGGGCAAAGATTGGGAAAAGCCTTTGCACAGGCAGCAGCCTGGACTAGAAACCCAGAAACTTTTCCTTATTATAAAAGTAACCACGGAAAACTCATTGGTGTAAATAATGATTCTTATTTTGTCATTCTCAACAAAATTTACCCAAATGCCGATGCAGATTGGCTTATGGAAAATACGAAACTAGGAATGGATGGCTTTCAGTTGCAGAATTTTTACTAGAGTAATATTTCTAAAGAAAATGCAGACTGGTATGAGTCTGCATTTTCTTGGTTGAATTGATAACACTTAATCGGAGCCATTTGGCTGTGATTGATTTTAAATTATTGCCCATGATTGCTCAGTTCTTTTGGAAATTTATCGGCTATTAAGTTCAAATGAATATGATATTCTAAAAATGCCTTTGCGCCATCTAACACCGTCGTCCACCCCCCCGTTGCATCTTTTATTTTTTCTAATAAATCATCTCCGGTTTCCTTAAACCCATATTGTTTTACTGTAACATAGGTAAAACCGTCGCTGAGTGTTTTGAAATTAAACTCAATGGTAGTAGGTGCCGGAAACTCATCCAATACAATCCTTTGGTTATTGACAATTTCTTTTACATTTACCTTCCAGGTAATGCCATACATCTCCCATTCCCAAATAAACGTCTTTCCCTCTTCTAATATGCCGCTTGATTTTGTAAACCAAAATTGTGTCGTAATTGCAGGGTCAACAAATGCCTGGAAAACAGTTGCAATAGGTTTTCTAATCTTCATTTGAGCTTCCGCTGCCGGGGTTTTCAGTGTTGTCATTTTTCTTATGTTTGGATAGTTAATTAAGTTTTTTCTTTGAATGCCTTGATAACTGGCATTACCCATTTTATTTAGCCGGGGTTAGCACAAAATAAGCACTTAATTATTGGCAACTGAATTTTCATAAGTTTTGAGCTTTAATTTATCATCCATAAATTGCTTGATAAATAGTTTTGAAATAAAGGGTAGAAACATAAGATTCATAAACATATTGCGCATCCAAATACCAAATTTGCTTTTAGGCACTAAGGATTTAGAGAAATTCTGTGCTATTCTCTGCTTATTGTCTATAAATGGTTTGAAAATATTTTGATATTGTGTATAGGCCGTTTTATAATCTCCTTTTGCATCTTTCAACTCGCCTGCAAGAATATAAGCTGCAACCATCGCTAGTGTTGAGCCCTGGCCCGACAATAAAGAAGGGCAATCGCAAGCATCACCTACTAATGTTACACGCCCTTTAGACCACTGTTCCATTTTAATTTGACTTACGGTATCGAAATAAAAATCGAAGGAAGTTTCCATTTTATTCAGCAAGTCTGCACATTCCCAGCCTATGTCTCCAAATTCGTTTCGAAGAATTTGTTTCTGCGCTTCTATGTCATGATGTTTATAGGACAGCTTCTGCGAAGAAGCAAAAATGAAAAATGCTGATTTATTCTCGCCTGCTGTATAAACGGCGGCCTGTTTATTGGGCACATTATAAGTGAAAAAAGTTTTACCTGCATCTTCCGTATTCTTAAAGGTAAAAGAAGAGGTATAATAGCCATAGTACTTTTCAAACTGCTCTTCCTCTCCAAATATCAGATTGCGCACATTTGAATGCAATCCATCTGCGCCAACGACTAAATCAAAATTGCGCATCTTACCGGTTTTAAATGTTACGGAAACATCTTCTTCACCTTGAAGGATTTGAGTAATAGTATCGCCAAAAATAATTTCAATGTCATTATCCAGGTGATTATAAATAGTTTTCGCTAAATCACTGCGAAGCAAGGTAAACGCTCGCCCTTTCATCAACTTTTTAATTTGTTTGTAATTCAAGCCGCTTTTTCTTTTATTATTTTCATCTACAAATAAAAGCTCCGCAATCCCAAGGTCAGCTTTCTCAAGATCAGGTACAATATTCATCTTTTCGGCTACATCAAATCCGGCACCCCAGAAATCAATCCCGTAGCCGCCTTCCCGCAATTTCGGTGAAACTTCTACAATCGTAGGATTGAATCCAAATTTTTTAAGCCAATAGGCCAACGCTGTACCTGCTATTCCTGCACCAGAGATAAGAATATTTTTATTGGTCATCATCGTTGTCATCTTAGCGGTTTGCTGTTTTATCTTCTGCCGGCTCATAATAAAGCGTTATCGCACCACTATTCAATCTTTTTGTTTTTATGAGTTTAAGATCGATTCTATTGCCTATATCTTTAAATAACGGCAAACCCCTTCCTGACAACACAGGGTGAACACAGAACTGGAATTCATCAATCAAATTAAGTTGCATAAGTTGTATAATTATACTTCTAGAGCCAACCAGAATATCTTTACCGGGTTGAGCTTTGAGTTCTAAAGTCTCAGTCTCAAGGTCCCGATTCGCCAAGCTTGCACTTTCCCAGTCTACATTTTTAAGTGTATGAGAAAAAACAATTTTCGGTATCTTATTTATCACGACTGCAAAATCGTCCATTGACTTTTCACCTGAAGGCTTGTCTACCAGTGTTCGCCAAAACTCCATAAGTTGATAGGTTATCCTTCCGTATAAAATGCTACCTGCATTGCTTAGTAAGTCCGTGTAATGTTGGTGCAGTTCTACATCGGCATCAACTGCCGTATGGTCACAAAATCCATCAAGCGTCATATTGATTGCAGCAATTACTTTTCTCATGATTATCTTTTTACAGTATTGTGTTTATTTAGTCTGTTCAACACCATCTCGTATTGCCAATTCAAGTATATCCATGTGTATATCTTCCAATGTTTTGAACTTTATGCAATACCCTGTTATACTGGCTTTGCCTAATTTATCTCCGTAAGTCTTAGATAAATATGTCTTGTCCTGAATACCGATAATATAAACAGAAATCCCTATTGTATTTGCGCTGATGCCAATTTGATAAAATTCTTTTGTTGCGCCATTCGCATATTTCATGGTCTGAAGCCCATATCCTATATTAGGATTGGTAACTGTTTTTCCATTATCGTCTTTACC
The Arachidicoccus soli DNA segment above includes these coding regions:
- a CDS encoding alginate lyase family protein, translating into MKTINKTFTVLFLALTSLITLSGFMPKINGNNQKVVQQNLQLNNPPILITPENIDNLKKHHNAVNELLKSLDKNMDYMSSPMKVMALEPYYNSKGTNENATAKRFQDDARMAYKFALGYAVSHNASYARKAQGIIDAWSKTLKRVTTDQSEDEINFNVPYMVIGASLVKDEGNWDTRSFNRFLKDIALPASSQANTNNHGLWGIFMESTIYAWLGDEQGMKRIRNRWMDHLQHSIDDHGVMPNEIQRSATSNWHGGPDKGIKGLAYTHYALLPATLAAVIFKQSGMPVWNTPSGQRLGKAFAQAAAWTRNPETFPYYKSNHGKLIGVNNDSYFVILNKIYPNADADWLMENTKLGMDGFQLQNFY
- a CDS encoding SRPBCC family protein — encoded protein: MTTLKTPAAEAQMKIRKPIATVFQAFVDPAITTQFWFTKSSGILEEGKTFIWEWEMYGITWKVNVKEIVNNQRIVLDEFPAPTTIEFNFKTLSDGFTYVTVKQYGFKETGDDLLEKIKDATGGWTTVLDGAKAFLEYHIHLNLIADKFPKELSNHGQ
- a CDS encoding FAD-dependent monooxygenase, which gives rise to MSRQKIKQQTAKMTTMMTNKNILISGAGIAGTALAYWLKKFGFNPTIVEVSPKLREGGYGIDFWGAGFDVAEKMNIVPDLEKADLGIAELLFVDENNKRKSGLNYKQIKKLMKGRAFTLLRSDLAKTIYNHLDNDIEIIFGDTITQILQGEEDVSVTFKTGKMRNFDLVVGADGLHSNVRNLIFGEEEQFEKYYGYYTSSFTFKNTEDAGKTFFTYNVPNKQAAVYTAGENKSAFFIFASSQKLSYKHHDIEAQKQILRNEFGDIGWECADLLNKMETSFDFYFDTVSQIKMEQWSKGRVTLVGDACDCPSLLSGQGSTLAMVAAYILAGELKDAKGDYKTAYTQYQNIFKPFIDNKQRIAQNFSKSLVPKSKFGIWMRNMFMNLMFLPFISKLFIKQFMDDKLKLKTYENSVANN
- a CDS encoding dihydrofolate reductase family protein; translation: MRKVIAAINMTLDGFCDHTAVDADVELHQHYTDLLSNAGSILYGRITYQLMEFWRTLVDKPSGEKSMDDFAVVINKIPKIVFSHTLKNVDWESASLANRDLETETLELKAQPGKDILVGSRSIIIQLMQLNLIDEFQFCVHPVLSGRGLPLFKDIGNRIDLKLIKTKRLNSGAITLYYEPAEDKTANR
- a CDS encoding DUF1801 domain-containing protein, with the translated sequence MTHLNKTDKMNIKAEIKAYIDSQVDQKRADMEALHNRIRHIFPKCRLWFLDGKDDNGKTVTNPNIGYGLQTMKYANGATKEFYQIGISANTIGISVYIIGIQDKTYLSKTYGDKLGKASITGYCIKFKTLEDIHMDILELAIRDGVEQTK